The following proteins are encoded in a genomic region of Penaeus chinensis breed Huanghai No. 1 chromosome 10, ASM1920278v2, whole genome shotgun sequence:
- the LOC125029543 gene encoding thioredoxin domain-containing protein 9-like: MANSSAAVEQQLVAATQIIERQLDAEIERLDNLDAEDLDSIRRDRLAAMKKRQQKKQDWIANGHGEYTEITDEKEFFETTKKSENVVCHFYRDQFLRCKIVDKHLNILAKKHIETKFCKLNVEKAPFLTERLKIRVLPTLCLVKDGKTKDYVVGFTDLGNKDEFTTEVMEWRIARADVIEYSGDLMTFPGTGPSGGQRMNVQKKTIRGGRRDDSDDSDDSD; the protein is encoded by the exons ATGGCAAATTCAAGTGCAGCTGTGGAGCAGCAGTTGGTTGCTGCCACACAGATCATAGAAAGACAGTTGGATGCTGAGATTGAAAGATTGGACAATCTTGATGCTGAAGATTTGGATTCCATCAGAAGAGACAGGCTAGCTGccatgaaaaagaggcaacagaaGAAACAAGATTGGATAGCAAAT GGTCATGGAGAATATACTGAAATTACAGATGAAAAGGAATTCTTTGAAACTACCAAGAAATCAGAGAACGTTGTTTGTCATTTCTACCGGGACCAGTTTTTGCGATGCAAAATTGTTGACAAACATTTGAATATCCTTGCAAAAAAACATATAGAGACCAAGTTCTGCAAGTTAAATGTTGAAAAAGCTCCATTCCTAACTG AGAGACTTAAGATTCGTGTCCTGCCTACCTTATGCTTGGTGAAGGACGGCAAGACAAAGGACTATGTTGTGGGATTCACCGACTTAGGCAACAAAGATGAATTCACAACTGAGGTGATGGAATGGAGGATTGCACGTGCTGATGTCATAGAATACAGCGGTGACCTCATGACCTTCCCCGGTACTGGACCCAGTGGCGGCCAGCGTATGAATGTGCAAAAGAAGACCATCCGAGGAGGCAGAAGAGACGacagtgatgacagtgatgattcaGATTGA